A window from Candidatus Nitrosotenuis uzonensis encodes these proteins:
- a CDS encoding magnesium transporter: protein MTKSKFENQEKSNHEHLVDTKMTRKYLAFSPSETVERIEDVLDFKAREFETIGYVYAIDENGILVGVVSLKQILQSKHGTQLKEIMNTNVISLKQHEHQERAVYVALKHGLKVIPVVDSEHRLLGVVTQKSILSIFHHEFRKNLFRTSGIKHVKEIESMDTPVFSLVKVRFPSLFIGMLGGLIAASIVTNFEHVLSSYIALASFIPVIVYLTDAIGTQSQTLVVRLLAIEPGFPVSRYVLREIKIGIILGFVFAAMLFVAEIVGWQQIKLGIVVGMAVFFSMIFQAFFSTYLSIALSRMKKDPAIASGPIATIISDVTTIAMYFAIAMMILQIF, encoded by the coding sequence ATGACCAAATCAAAGTTTGAGAATCAAGAAAAGAGCAATCATGAGCATTTAGTGGACACAAAAATGACAAGAAAGTATCTTGCATTTAGTCCATCCGAGACTGTTGAAAGGATTGAGGATGTACTTGATTTTAAGGCAAGAGAATTTGAAACGATAGGCTATGTTTATGCAATCGATGAAAATGGAATTCTTGTAGGTGTTGTATCGCTAAAACAAATACTGCAATCAAAACATGGAACGCAGCTTAAGGAGATAATGAACACCAATGTAATTTCGCTCAAACAACACGAGCATCAGGAGAGGGCTGTGTATGTTGCACTAAAGCATGGTCTCAAAGTAATTCCAGTTGTAGATTCGGAACATCGTCTTCTTGGGGTGGTCACACAAAAGTCAATTCTTTCTATATTTCACCACGAATTCAGAAAAAATTTGTTTAGAACTAGTGGCATCAAACATGTTAAAGAAATAGAATCAATGGATACTCCAGTGTTCAGTCTTGTCAAAGTGAGATTTCCGTCACTATTCATAGGGATGCTTGGAGGGCTAATAGCTGCCTCGATTGTCACAAATTTTGAGCATGTGCTCAGCTCCTACATCGCACTTGCATCGTTCATACCCGTCATTGTATATCTTACCGATGCAATAGGAACTCAATCACAAACGTTGGTGGTAAGACTACTTGCTATAGAGCCAGGATTTCCAGTCTCAAGATATGTCTTGCGAGAAATAAAAATTGGGATAATACTCGGATTTGTCTTTGCTGCGATGTTGTTTGTAGCAGAGATCGTTGGTTGGCAGCAAATCAAGCTCGGAATAGTTGTAGGTATGGCTGTATTCTTTAGCATGATCTTTCAGGCATTCTTTTCCACGTATCTTTCAATCGCTCTATCGAGGATGAAAAAAGATCCTGCAATTGCATCAGGTCCGATTGCCACAATAATAAGTGATGTAACTACAATAGCTATGTACTTTGCAATAGCAATGATGATTCTACAAATATTCTGA
- the artG gene encoding thaumarchaeosortase — MQNKTLVAAILIIIGPAMFALVAYPDTFSLSWNQGRGGFLFAMAFIVAELIGLRLQISKTKLLALIPLAALVIAYLVSLDFGLRDYITDSAKHYNVNLIYSWTWMWDFIVMGIFVVASVSILFGKRWVRIAPAGPIFLCGSAIILSLDAFFPYDTLGPLQYVVPYLVKANVSIIEFFDLGTAIARDNLMFLRGEHGSMALQVFWPSAGVHSVIIYSLVMMAFLLKMNIPRKRKLIYFGIGILGTIGVNMIRIFSLSIFVLKVSANPVKFEEFHGIAGEIMFLPWLFAYLFLVTAVETKRLKKQTA, encoded by the coding sequence TTGCAAAACAAGACTCTGGTAGCGGCAATACTGATAATAATCGGACCGGCCATGTTTGCACTAGTCGCATATCCTGATACGTTCAGTCTAAGCTGGAATCAGGGAAGAGGAGGTTTTCTGTTTGCAATGGCGTTCATAGTCGCAGAGCTTATCGGTCTGAGACTTCAGATATCGAAGACAAAACTGCTTGCGCTCATTCCGTTGGCTGCGTTAGTAATTGCATATCTTGTGAGCCTTGATTTTGGCCTTCGTGATTACATTACTGACTCTGCCAAACACTACAACGTCAATCTGATATACTCTTGGACATGGATGTGGGATTTTATTGTCATGGGAATATTCGTTGTCGCGTCTGTAAGCATTTTGTTTGGGAAAAGATGGGTAAGAATAGCTCCAGCAGGTCCTATATTTCTGTGTGGCAGCGCAATAATACTTTCACTTGATGCATTCTTCCCTTATGACACGCTGGGTCCGCTGCAGTATGTAGTGCCGTATCTGGTAAAGGCAAACGTCTCAATAATTGAGTTCTTTGATCTTGGAACTGCCATAGCACGAGACAACCTCATGTTCCTCCGGGGAGAGCATGGCTCGATGGCACTACAGGTATTCTGGCCGTCGGCAGGTGTGCATAGCGTGATAATTTACTCGCTTGTAATGATGGCGTTTCTACTTAAGATGAATATACCGAGAAAGCGCAAGCTCATCTATTTTGGAATAGGAATACTTGGAACAATAGGAGTGAACATGATACGAATATTCTCGCTTTCAATATTTGTGCTCAAAGTATCTGCAAATCCAGTCAAGTTTGAAGAATTTCACGGTATAGCAGGCGAGATAATGTTCCTGCCGTGGTTGTTTGCGTATCTGTTTCTTGTGACTGCGGTAGAAACAAAGCGCCTCAAAAAGCAGACAGCCTAG
- the dinB gene encoding DNA polymerase IV, translating to MDKRIVFHIDFDYFFAQCEEIRNQSLKTRPVAVCIFSDRGGDSGAIATANYIARKYGVKSGMPIKFAKARLATIADAVFLPADFTYYSDISERAMEIIRNHADIFEYVGKDEAYLDVSLCTDGDFQKAAHHAQQLKNKIRDEVKLTCSIGVSPNKIVSKIASGFRKPDGLTVVEPANIESFLNPLKIGDIPGIGKVTEEKFAEIGIKTIKELKEINIFTLNKMFGRKISAYIYNAAKGIDDEPVAQRQPTIQYSKITTLKEDSRDFNFLAANLDEICTELHNVVLKNGKMFKSVGIQFVQSDLSNKTKSRMLRNPTSSIDELKKTAMQLLQEALTDQSIDVRRLGVKVSELSDFEGQSSITNFF from the coding sequence TTGGACAAAAGGATTGTATTCCACATAGACTTTGATTATTTTTTTGCGCAATGTGAGGAGATACGAAATCAATCACTCAAGACCAGACCAGTAGCGGTTTGCATATTCTCCGATAGAGGTGGCGACAGTGGTGCAATTGCAACTGCCAACTATATTGCAAGAAAATATGGAGTCAAATCAGGTATGCCAATTAAATTTGCAAAGGCAAGACTTGCCACAATTGCAGATGCGGTATTCTTGCCAGCTGATTTTACATATTATTCTGACATTTCAGAACGGGCAATGGAAATAATAAGGAATCATGCCGATATTTTCGAGTACGTAGGAAAGGATGAAGCGTATCTTGACGTGTCTTTGTGTACTGACGGTGACTTTCAGAAAGCAGCGCATCATGCTCAGCAGCTAAAAAACAAAATCCGAGATGAGGTAAAACTTACCTGTTCTATAGGAGTTTCACCCAACAAGATTGTCTCAAAGATTGCATCAGGATTCAGAAAACCGGATGGGTTGACAGTGGTAGAGCCTGCAAACATAGAATCGTTTTTGAATCCACTAAAGATAGGAGACATTCCCGGCATAGGAAAGGTCACAGAGGAAAAGTTTGCAGAAATTGGAATTAAAACTATCAAGGAGTTAAAAGAGATCAACATATTTACACTCAACAAAATGTTTGGCCGCAAGATTTCAGCGTATATCTACAATGCTGCAAAGGGAATAGATGATGAGCCAGTAGCACAAAGACAACCCACCATACAATACAGCAAGATTACCACCCTCAAAGAAGATTCCAGAGATTTTAACTTTCTTGCAGCCAACCTGGACGAAATCTGCACTGAGCTCCACAATGTTGTGTTAAAGAACGGTAAGATGTTCAAATCAGTTGGAATTCAGTTCGTTCAGTCGGATCTTTCCAACAAGACAAAGTCAAGAATGTTACGAAACCCCACATCCAGTATTGACGAGTTGAAAAAAACAGCAATGCAACTTTTGCAAGAAGCGCTCACAGACCAATCAATCGATGTAAGAAGGCTCGGTGTAAAGGTATCTGAACTTTCAGATTTTGAAGGACAAAGCTCAATTACAAACTTTTTCTAG
- a CDS encoding DNA-binding protein, which produces MAESQQLKDVGVTHEDDSKKTRDVIFVGTKPIMTYVTATLTQLSTQPFVTIKARGQRITQAVDVSQMIVKRMNTVGYKIKDVRIASDSLQSQDGKTRNVSTIEIDITKA; this is translated from the coding sequence ATTGCGGAATCCCAGCAACTCAAAGATGTTGGAGTAACACATGAAGATGATTCCAAAAAGACGCGTGATGTGATTTTTGTAGGTACCAAGCCGATAATGACGTATGTGACAGCCACGCTAACGCAGCTATCTACGCAGCCATTTGTTACAATAAAGGCGCGCGGTCAGAGAATTACACAGGCAGTGGATGTTTCTCAAATGATTGTAAAGCGAATGAATACTGTGGGATACAAGATCAAAGATGTCAGGATTGCCTCTGACTCACTCCAATCTCAAGACGGTAAGACAAGGAATGTATCAACTATAGAAATTGATATTACAAAGGCATAA
- a CDS encoding LysE family transporter: protein MQEIYQLVAAVIIISASGVMAPGPLFAATVSSGAKEGAKAGLKIAHGHALVELPLVILIGIGVLTLESLPQFRATVSIIGALSIFAFAALQIRSSLKAEQNTVKSRYGSLLTGVLLTGLNPFFLVWWFTIGIKIISDAYLLWAFWGILIMFGLHIWMDYAWLTLVSSLSAKGAHLLSSRKYRALLVGINIVLVYFGVLFVLDYLSAIHNFQI, encoded by the coding sequence TTGCAAGAGATATACCAGCTGGTAGCCGCAGTAATAATAATTTCAGCCTCTGGCGTGATGGCCCCAGGACCGCTTTTTGCAGCCACTGTAAGCAGTGGTGCAAAAGAAGGTGCAAAAGCAGGTCTGAAGATAGCCCACGGTCACGCACTTGTAGAGCTTCCTCTTGTGATTCTGATCGGAATAGGAGTTCTTACGCTAGAGTCACTACCACAGTTCCGGGCCACAGTAAGCATCATCGGTGCGCTGAGCATATTTGCATTTGCTGCACTGCAAATTCGCTCATCGCTTAAGGCAGAGCAAAACACTGTCAAATCCAGGTACGGTTCATTGCTCACAGGCGTGTTACTGACAGGACTTAACCCATTCTTCCTTGTTTGGTGGTTCACAATAGGCATTAAGATAATCTCCGATGCATATTTGCTCTGGGCATTCTGGGGGATTCTGATCATGTTCGGCCTACACATATGGATGGATTATGCATGGCTCACACTCGTATCTTCACTGTCAGCAAAAGGAGCACACCTACTGTCAAGCAGAAAATATCGTGCACTTTTAGTAGGAATTAATATTGTGCTAGTTTATTTTGGTGTGTTGTTTGTGTTAGACTATCTATCCGCAATCCACAATTTCCAGATCTGA
- a CDS encoding proteasome assembly chaperone family protein, with translation MKKSMFPRLWVRETKKYNIEGGYLIDGFPSVGFTSAIASESLMHTAQYELVGFVDSIDFPTVSVIKDGTPNYATRIFVNSDLKVGIFSSYLTINEPYHRPIAKMMLSWARKNKCALIVSSAPMNLPEGAESQVVAAGSTVDAREKIKYAGMTVLEHGTIPGIPGALLNEGMLHDQNVIVVLVNVGGNASPDFKSSVHLCMAVSKLLPGVSCDLTMMQKQAQIAEKEIRETEKETRALRDSMYG, from the coding sequence ATGAAAAAAAGTATGTTTCCCCGCCTCTGGGTAAGAGAGACGAAAAAATACAACATAGAGGGAGGATACCTAATAGACGGATTCCCATCGGTTGGGTTTACCAGCGCCATAGCAAGCGAATCGCTGATGCACACTGCCCAGTACGAGCTTGTCGGATTCGTTGACTCGATAGACTTTCCAACCGTATCTGTAATCAAGGACGGAACACCAAATTACGCTACAAGAATCTTTGTTAATTCAGACCTCAAAGTAGGGATATTTAGCTCGTACCTTACGATAAACGAACCATATCACCGCCCTATCGCAAAAATGATGCTAAGCTGGGCAAGAAAGAACAAGTGTGCACTAATAGTCAGTAGTGCCCCGATGAACCTTCCTGAAGGGGCGGAAAGCCAAGTTGTAGCTGCTGGAAGCACGGTAGATGCGCGTGAGAAGATAAAGTATGCAGGCATGACAGTATTGGAACATGGAACCATCCCAGGAATTCCAGGAGCACTGCTAAACGAGGGAATGTTGCACGACCAGAATGTGATAGTAGTCCTAGTAAATGTTGGCGGCAATGCAAGTCCGGACTTTAAGTCAAGCGTTCACCTGTGTATGGCAGTCTCAAAACTTCTTCCAGGCGTTTCCTGCGACTTGACCATGATGCAAAAGCAGGCACAGATAGCAGAAAAAGAAATCAGGGAGACCGAGAAGGAAACTAGGGCTTTGCGCGACTCGATGTACGGATAA
- a CDS encoding deoxyhypusine synthase — protein MIEPGGPVKDISITEQTKIEEIFSQMANSGGFEARNLAEGLEILAAMIQDKDCLKFLSFVGAIVSTGNRGIIKDMIKREWFDVVLTTCGALDHDIARHFSHYKQGSFTMDDAQLADQNIHRLGNVLVPMESYGPLIEEKVQHILEDAYKEGRKEMSTAQITAEIGKRLGDDSFLYWAQKNNIPVIVPGIMDGAVGSQVWMFAQNHPDFKLNMIEDANFLSGLIFKAKKSGALMLGGGISKHHTLWWNQYRDGLDYAVYLTTAQEFDGSLSGALVREAISWGKVTQSAKQTTIHAEITTMLPFLYRALLAKIT, from the coding sequence ATGATTGAGCCAGGAGGCCCCGTCAAGGATATCTCAATAACAGAGCAGACAAAAATCGAGGAGATATTTTCCCAGATGGCAAACTCTGGAGGATTTGAGGCAAGAAACCTCGCAGAAGGTCTCGAAATTCTAGCGGCCATGATACAAGACAAAGACTGCCTCAAGTTTCTCTCGTTTGTAGGTGCGATCGTCTCAACTGGCAACCGAGGCATAATAAAAGATATGATCAAGAGAGAATGGTTCGACGTGGTTCTAACTACATGTGGCGCACTTGATCACGATATCGCAAGACATTTTTCACATTATAAGCAGGGTTCGTTTACCATGGATGATGCCCAACTTGCAGACCAAAACATACACAGGCTAGGGAATGTTCTTGTCCCGATGGAAAGCTACGGTCCCCTCATAGAGGAAAAAGTCCAACACATACTTGAAGATGCATATAAGGAAGGCAGGAAAGAAATGTCAACTGCACAGATAACTGCAGAAATAGGAAAAAGACTTGGAGACGACTCGTTTCTTTACTGGGCACAGAAAAACAACATACCGGTAATAGTACCAGGCATAATGGATGGTGCAGTGGGTAGCCAAGTCTGGATGTTCGCGCAGAATCATCCCGATTTTAAGCTCAATATGATTGAGGATGCTAACTTTTTGTCAGGCCTTATCTTCAAAGCAAAAAAGTCAGGTGCGCTCATGCTCGGAGGCGGGATATCAAAACATCATACTCTTTGGTGGAATCAGTATCGCGATGGCCTAGACTATGCTGTTTATCTTACTACTGCCCAAGAATTTGATGGTAGTCTTAGCGGTGCGCTGGTAAGAGAGGCAATATCATGGGGAAAGGTTACCCAATCTGCAAAACAGACTACAATACATGCAGAGATCACAACAATGCTGCCATTCTTGTATAGAGCACTCTTGGCGAAAATCACGTAA
- a CDS encoding carbon-nitrogen hydrolase family protein: MTKLGIVQMQAHDNDERAIAAAARMLRRLGKSETDIVCLPEQWLNENRIDDFDARFYEFKKIAREYSMTVIAGAFYHKKERSLVISAPIIGPSGDIIGEQDKIHPFDYERNKIQAGTKIKVFKSGCRFGVLICYDMVFSDVAEMLGKKGAQVLLSPSRIVRRGIVPWHMYVQVRSLENRMPVLAANIESWKYGGKSIITDMTEKNGVMIPSRTLLTGQSAKYAEFDLKKYEKPRKSRYSDHHKFV; encoded by the coding sequence ATGACAAAGTTAGGCATAGTTCAGATGCAGGCACATGATAATGATGAACGTGCGATTGCAGCTGCTGCAAGAATGCTAAGGAGACTTGGTAAGAGTGAGACAGACATTGTATGTCTTCCCGAACAGTGGCTAAATGAGAACAGAATTGATGATTTTGATGCGCGTTTCTACGAGTTCAAAAAAATAGCAAGGGAATACAGCATGACTGTGATTGCGGGTGCGTTCTATCATAAAAAAGAACGCAGTCTCGTCATATCTGCGCCCATCATAGGCCCATCAGGAGACATTATTGGAGAACAGGACAAGATTCACCCCTTCGACTATGAGCGGAACAAGATTCAAGCAGGCACAAAGATAAAAGTCTTCAAATCTGGCTGCAGATTTGGTGTTTTAATATGCTATGATATGGTATTCTCTGATGTTGCAGAGATGCTTGGAAAAAAGGGTGCCCAAGTGCTCCTCTCACCGTCCAGAATAGTGAGGCGCGGAATTGTTCCATGGCACATGTACGTGCAGGTTCGATCACTAGAAAATCGCATGCCAGTTCTTGCTGCGAATATAGAGAGTTGGAAATACGGAGGAAAGAGCATAATAACAGACATGACTGAAAAAAACGGTGTGATGATTCCCAGCCGAACATTGCTTACAGGCCAGAGTGCCAAGTACGCAGAATTCGATCTCAAAAAATATGAAAAGCCAAGAAAATCAAGATATTCTGATCACCACAAGTTTGTCTGA
- a CDS encoding chromosome segregation SMC family protein, producing the protein MVHIKKVDIFGFKSFGFTNTTVNFEPGLVSISGPNGSGKSNILDAIIFALGENRPKIMRVDKLRSLIHDIEGTRRGTKMARVSLHFDNTDRKIPVDSNSVVITREMDEHGENIYYLNQKQTNRNQILDLLEVANASLNQLNAVQQGTVTRISEFTAEEKRTVIEDLIGLAYFDEKKTESIKQLEDADRRLEVALARMDEIKKRIDELEVERNLKLRYELINREIGRFHAISASNKMKVIQAEKISKERSMHSLVSEAKKLDEERARLKKEIAELESQKNAFMAEANAYNQAKASIDSEISAAMQIYESANTETITKTRRLEQILARLPEISAELERLHQTRSEIEAKIAEQKTILAQIREQKNQSFQEIKILESEISQVYKQQAQVIAQRKEVDSKIQSLTSKLTNARITFGKIESEIEDSETKIANNQKRHSELLEEATKLDQLKIRLESIRTNHKDAVAELKSRITEQTSKHERVERDIEEITQILEKASRAAAQYDAKIKVVKGIMHEDYTIASLKEHGAELGIDGLVYELISWDKEHERAVLAAASDWIKSFVVKDFTTLLSLAEIARTKKLPKLKIIPLEAIPKFSLSLPQDHGVIGILSDYVRCEEKFASLKTFLFGNIVLVDSRESAMRISKSGYKTVTLEGEFFESKGSAVIIDINSKISKLTKIISMSTSVDGLNQSINLLKKFIQKKRFTLKKIEGIVESYRERLTISETGLTNAEMSYSDLKVKLATIAKTRDQLHSRISQLQRHVEKLRADRAKEESFIASLEERIAMMHDNYADGETSRIASDLSRLNQRRSDLMTKQSTIVNDLREKESELATLAAQELGEKAKMRNLHEEQTTLNRERHEIESRINAIAKEKEIANENLVKLREKEQQLIATSGTSISKLQEFDQRLSELNEQERSITKEINAYERQSDSLARDIKDITENEVKIQKILEKYGYEEITETFDVDSILSSLESEMNSLTSKLNATAPETYVEVSSGYRSMSDRKNELEAERNAIVAFIEEIDKDKRQTFLEAFDKVDKEIREAFNTMTGGEAWLELQNEDDIFNSGISYLIQFPNKPKRESTSISGGEKTLAAIVFVLALQKLKPSVFYLFDEVDAHLDAPNSEKLAKIIEQRSEGSQFIMVSLKDSVVQKAKLIYGVYPKNGVSHVVTYKDKRMPSITG; encoded by the coding sequence TTGGTTCACATCAAAAAAGTCGATATTTTCGGTTTCAAATCATTCGGATTTACAAATACCACAGTTAACTTTGAGCCTGGACTCGTCTCAATATCTGGCCCCAACGGATCCGGTAAAAGTAACATCCTTGACGCGATAATCTTTGCTCTTGGCGAAAACAGACCAAAAATAATGAGGGTGGACAAGCTCCGATCTCTGATCCACGACATCGAAGGCACTCGACGTGGAACAAAGATGGCACGTGTGAGCCTGCATTTTGACAACACCGACAGAAAGATCCCGGTAGACTCTAACTCGGTTGTGATAACAAGGGAGATGGACGAGCACGGTGAGAACATATACTATCTCAACCAAAAACAGACAAACAGGAATCAGATTCTGGATCTTTTGGAGGTTGCGAATGCAAGCCTCAACCAGCTTAACGCAGTACAGCAGGGAACGGTGACCAGAATATCCGAGTTTACAGCCGAGGAAAAGCGAACCGTTATCGAAGACCTGATAGGACTTGCCTATTTTGACGAGAAAAAGACAGAGTCTATAAAACAACTTGAGGATGCCGACAGGCGTCTTGAGGTTGCGCTTGCAAGGATGGATGAGATCAAAAAAAGGATAGACGAGCTTGAGGTGGAACGTAACCTAAAATTAAGGTATGAACTGATAAACCGCGAAATCGGAAGATTCCATGCAATATCTGCATCCAACAAGATGAAGGTGATTCAAGCAGAAAAAATCTCAAAGGAGAGAAGCATGCATTCGCTTGTCTCAGAGGCAAAAAAACTTGACGAGGAACGGGCTAGGCTGAAAAAAGAAATCGCCGAGCTAGAGTCCCAAAAGAACGCATTCATGGCAGAAGCCAACGCATACAATCAAGCAAAGGCATCAATCGACTCGGAGATAAGCGCTGCAATGCAAATCTATGAGAGCGCTAACACTGAAACAATAACAAAAACGAGGCGGTTGGAACAGATACTTGCAAGACTACCTGAAATATCGGCAGAACTTGAACGTCTTCATCAAACTCGTTCTGAGATAGAAGCAAAGATTGCGGAACAAAAGACAATTCTGGCCCAAATACGGGAACAAAAGAATCAGTCATTTCAAGAAATCAAGATACTGGAATCGGAAATATCTCAGGTATACAAGCAGCAAGCTCAGGTAATAGCGCAAAGAAAGGAGGTGGACAGCAAGATACAGAGTCTGACATCAAAGTTGACAAACGCCAGAATCACTTTTGGAAAAATAGAATCTGAAATCGAGGACTCTGAAACTAAAATCGCGAATAACCAAAAACGACACTCGGAACTTCTGGAAGAGGCAACAAAACTTGATCAGCTAAAAATAAGACTGGAGTCAATCAGAACAAATCACAAGGATGCTGTTGCAGAGCTCAAATCAAGGATAACTGAGCAGACATCCAAGCATGAAAGAGTCGAGCGCGATATTGAGGAGATAACGCAGATATTGGAAAAGGCCTCAAGGGCTGCCGCTCAATACGATGCAAAAATCAAGGTCGTAAAAGGAATAATGCATGAAGATTACACCATCGCAAGTCTCAAAGAGCACGGCGCGGAGCTTGGAATCGATGGACTTGTTTATGAGCTGATAAGCTGGGATAAGGAACACGAACGAGCAGTGCTAGCAGCTGCATCCGACTGGATAAAGTCATTTGTGGTAAAAGACTTTACAACGCTTCTTAGCCTTGCAGAGATAGCCCGTACAAAAAAACTACCAAAGCTGAAAATAATCCCACTTGAGGCAATACCGAAATTCTCACTCTCACTACCTCAGGACCATGGCGTAATTGGCATACTGTCTGATTATGTAAGATGTGAGGAAAAGTTTGCATCACTCAAAACATTCTTGTTTGGAAATATCGTCCTTGTAGACTCGCGCGAGTCTGCCATGCGCATCTCTAAATCTGGCTACAAAACAGTCACGCTGGAAGGAGAGTTCTTTGAATCAAAGGGCAGCGCTGTAATAATAGATATCAACTCCAAGATATCCAAACTGACAAAAATAATCTCAATGAGCACGTCTGTTGACGGGCTCAACCAGTCAATCAACCTGCTCAAAAAATTCATTCAAAAGAAGAGGTTTACACTCAAAAAAATCGAAGGAATAGTGGAAAGCTACAGAGAACGTCTCACGATATCTGAAACCGGTCTTACGAATGCGGAGATGAGCTACTCTGATTTGAAGGTAAAACTTGCAACTATTGCAAAAACGCGCGACCAACTACATTCGAGAATATCTCAGCTGCAAAGACATGTTGAAAAACTAAGGGCGGATCGTGCAAAAGAAGAGTCCTTCATCGCATCGCTTGAAGAAAGGATAGCGATGATGCATGATAACTATGCTGACGGCGAGACAAGCAGGATAGCATCTGACCTTTCCAGGCTTAATCAACGACGATCTGATCTTATGACAAAACAATCTACGATAGTAAACGATCTCAGAGAGAAAGAATCTGAGCTTGCCACACTTGCAGCCCAGGAGCTTGGTGAGAAGGCAAAGATGCGAAACCTGCATGAAGAACAAACAACACTGAACCGAGAAAGACACGAAATCGAATCGCGCATCAACGCCATTGCCAAGGAAAAGGAGATTGCGAACGAAAATCTGGTCAAGCTAAGAGAAAAGGAACAGCAACTAATTGCAACATCTGGCACATCAATTTCCAAACTCCAAGAGTTTGACCAAAGACTATCGGAGCTCAACGAACAAGAACGCTCGATCACCAAGGAGATAAACGCATACGAAAGACAATCTGATTCACTTGCAAGGGACATAAAAGATATAACGGAAAACGAAGTCAAAATACAAAAAATTCTTGAAAAATACGGCTACGAAGAAATTACTGAAACATTTGACGTTGATTCAATTCTCAGCTCGCTGGAATCCGAAATGAACTCGCTTACATCCAAACTCAACGCAACTGCACCAGAAACATATGTAGAAGTGTCTAGCGGATACCGCTCAATGTCTGATAGAAAGAACGAACTGGAAGCAGAAAGAAACGCTATAGTTGCATTCATTGAGGAAATAGATAAGGACAAGCGCCAGACGTTCCTTGAGGCATTTGACAAAGTCGACAAGGAGATACGTGAAGCATTTAACACTATGACTGGCGGCGAGGCATGGCTTGAGCTACAAAATGAGGACGATATATTCAATTCCGGAATATCTTATCTTATCCAGTTCCCAAACAAACCGAAAAGAGAATCGACCTCTATTTCCGGCGGAGAAAAGACACTCGCTGCAATAGTATTCGTACTAGCGCTACAGAAGCTAAAACCTTCAGTTTTTTACCTTTTCGATGAGGTTGACGCACACCTTGATGCGCCAAACTCTGAAAAGCTTGCCAAGATTATCGAACAACGCTCCGAAGGTAGCCAGTTCATAATGGTCTCACTAAAAGACTCGGTAGTCCAGAAAGCAAAGCTCATCTACGGTGTGTATCCAAAGAACGGCGTCTCGCACGTGGTCACATACAAGGACAAACGAATGCCATCAATCACCGGATGA